From the Cryptomeria japonica chromosome 2, Sugi_1.0, whole genome shotgun sequence genome, one window contains:
- the LOC131042107 gene encoding allene oxide synthase 2, chloroplastic-like: protein MACSSYGGVQEVPGSYGLPIVGAIADRYDYFVKKGVEPFFRKRMEKYKSTVFRVNMPPGPPISRDPRVIILLDAKSFPILFDMSKVDKTNAFTGVYTPSTKFTGGYRVLSYLDPSEQNHSKLKNFCFYVLKTNATKWFPEFERATGELWAKLDRQFAQIGKAEFNSENLQMCFNFLCRSVLNRDPAEPGYASLGTQGPSYVFKWIGLQLAPIASTGVLPKMLEEITIHALPLPFLFVRGDYKKVYDFFWTYGRHLLEAAEHQFDLNQEEACHNLVFNICFNTFGGMFIFFPALIRRIGAAGKQLHADLVEEIRGGIKKHGGLNIRALESMAFLRSTVYEALRIEPPVPFQYGHAKEDLVVESHDGRYAVKKGEMLGGYQPFATRDPRVFHYPDDFLPRRFMGEEGEKLLKYVLWSNGPETEQTTVHNKQCAGKHFVVMISRLLVAHLFVHYDSFEIDPSTTTKVVLTSLQKATS from the coding sequence ATGGCTTGTTCGAGctatggaggagtacaagaggtcCCTGGAAGCTATGGCTTGCCTATCGTCGGAGCCATTGCAGATCGCTACGACTACTTCGTAAAGAAAGGAGTAGAGCCTTTCTTCAGAAAGCGCATGGAGAAATACAAGAGCACCGTGTTCAGAGTGAACATGCCGCCTGGGCCGCCTATATCTCGCGATCCTCGCGTCATAATTCTGCTCGACGCCAAGAGCTTTCCAATACTCTTCGACATGAGCAAAGTGGACAAAACGAACGCCTTCACGGGCGTCTACACGCCCAGCACAAAATTCACTGGCGGCTATCGGGTGCTCTCGTATTTGGACCCTTCTGAACAAAATCATAGCAAGCTCAAGAACTTCTGCTTCTATGTACTCAAGACCAACGCAACCAAATGGTTTCCGGAATTCGAGCGGGCCACGGGAGAGCTGTGGGCTAAGCTTGACAGACAATTTGCCCAGATCGGCAAGGCCGAATTCAACAGCGAGAATTTGCAAATGTGTTTTAATTTTCTGTGCAGGTCGGTGCTGAACAGAGACCCAGCAGAACCAGGGTACGCCAGCCTGGGAACTCAAGGGCCTAGTTATGTCTTCAAATGGATTGGGCTTCAGCTCGCTCCAATTGCAAGCACGGGTGTGTTGCCCAAGATGTTGGAGGAGATCACAATCCACGCGCTCCCTCTGCCGTTCCTGTTTGTACGTGGGGATTACAAAAAAGTTTACGATTTCTTCTGGACATATGGCAGGCATTTGCTGGAGGCAGCGGAACATCAGTTCGATCTAAATCAAGAGGAGGCGTGCCATAATTTGGTGTTCAACATATGCTTCAACACCTTCGGAGGAATGTTCATTTTTTTTCCCGCCCTCATACGACGAATTGGGGCGGCGGGGAAGCAGCTGCACGCAGATCTGGTAGAAGAAATAAGAGGTGGCATTAAAAAACACGGAGGATTGAACATAAGAGCCCTAGAGAGCATGGCGTTTCTCCGTTCGACTGTGTATGAAGCGCTGAGGATCGAGCCGCCCGTGCCGTTCCAGTACGGGCATGCGAAAGAGGACTTGGTGGTGGAGTCGCACGATGGGAGATATGCGGTGAAGAAGGGAGAGATGCTTGGTGGGTATCAGCCCTTTGCAACCAGAGATCCCAGAGTGTTTCATTACCCTGATGACTTTCTTCCCCGGCGTTTCATGGGAGAAGAAGGGGAGAAACTGTTAAAATATGTGCTGTGGTCGAACGGGCCGGAGACCGAGCAGACGACGGTGCATAACAAGCAGTGTGCGGGGAAGCACTTCGTGGTGATGATATCACGCCTCCTGGTGGCGCATCTGTTCGTGCATTACGACTCCTTTGAGATCGACCCATCCACCACAACCAAAGTCGTTCTTACCTCGCTGCAAAAGGCCACTTCTTAA